TAAATTCTGAGATTTTCGGTTTGAAGCAGTTTCAATTTTTAAGTTCTCAATTTCCTTTTGATAAGCCTTCGATTTTTAAAGAAATACGACTTGGTAAACGTGTTGAAGAGTTTTTGAGTTTTCAGTTTAGCAATCTTAAAAATGTAGATATCATTACTAAAAATCTTCAGATAAAAGATGATAAAATTACTATTGGAGAGTTAGATTTTATTGTTAAGAATCAAGATAAGTATATTCACCTTGAAGTTATTTATAAATTCTATTTGTACGACTCAAATATCAAATCTGATAATCATTTAGACTATTGGATTGGGCCAAATAGAAATGATGCGCTTATCTACAAACTCAATAAATTAAAAAATAAGCAATTACCACTACTCTATTCAAAACAATGTAATGCTGTTTTACAGTATTTAGAATTAGACCCGAAATTAATAACCCAAAATGTTTGCTACAAGGGGCAATTATTTCTTCCATTTAAAACTCAAAATATAGATATTACACCTTTAAATAAAGATTGTATTGCTGGGTTTTATATGTCTTATTCTGAAATTGAAGAGTTACAATCTTATCAATTTTATATTCCAAGAAAGCTAGACTGGTTGGTCATTCCACACTCAGAAGTAGATTGGAAATTATATGATGAAATCAGAGTTCAACTTTCAACTTCTATTAATGAGCAGCGTTCTCCTATGGTTTGGTTAAAGTCGAGTGATAATAAACTTTCAAAATGTTTTATAACCTTTTGGTAATGACACATAAGCATTATAAAATATATAAACCATACGGCTATTTAAGTCAGTTTGTTAATAATCAAAACAAACGTCGAAATAAAAAACTGCTAAGTGATTTATATGATTTACCAAATGAAGTCATGGCTATTGGACGTTTGGACGAAAAGTCTGAAGGTTTATTATTACTCACGACAGATGGCAAATTTAGTGAACATATTAGAAGTTCTAAGATTGAAAAAGAATACCATGTTTTGGTTGATGGTGTTATTAACAAAAGTGAAATTGAAAAACTAAAAAAGGGTATAGAAATTTCAATAAATGGAAAACCCTACACAACAAAACCTTGCACAGCTGAACTTTTA
This DNA window, taken from Winogradskyella sp. PC-19, encodes the following:
- a CDS encoding pseudouridine synthase, which encodes MFYNLLVMTHKHYKIYKPYGYLSQFVNNQNKRRNKKLLSDLYDLPNEVMAIGRLDEKSEGLLLLTTDGKFSEHIRSSKIEKEYHVLVDGVINKSEIEKLKKGIEISINGKPYTTKPCTAELLSDISHIEKRFVRDKRHGKTSWLSITITEGKFRQVRKMTSAVGLPTLRLVRVRIGDYRLEGLNSRDIVEINSLHS
- a CDS encoding DUF1853 family protein; translated protein: MESNTQFQYNGFLKTPNLWLNSEIFGLKQFQFLSSQFPFDKPSIFKEIRLGKRVEEFLSFQFSNLKNVDIITKNLQIKDDKITIGELDFIVKNQDKYIHLEVIYKFYLYDSNIKSDNHLDYWIGPNRNDALIYKLNKLKNKQLPLLYSKQCNAVLQYLELDPKLITQNVCYKGQLFLPFKTQNIDITPLNKDCIAGFYMSYSEIEELQSYQFYIPRKLDWLVIPHSEVDWKLYDEIRVQLSTSINEQRSPMVWLKSSDNKLSKCFITFW